Sequence from the Cetobacterium somerae ATCC BAA-474 genome:
ATTTTTTGGAAAAAATGGTCAAGGAAAAACAAGTATATTAGAAGCTATTTATTTTAGTGCTACTGGGAAAAGTTTTAGAACCTCAAAAAATATAGAATTGATAAAATACAATAAAGAAAAAATGGGAAGCTACATATCTTATAGAGATTTAGTTTCTGAAAAAACTTTGAGTGTTAAGATTGATAAAAAACATAAAGAGTATAAGTATAATGGGAAAAAAACTCCATTTGATGAATTTTACGGAAAGGTAAATATTGTAACTTTTATTCCAGAAGATATAGAGTTAATAGTTGGGAGTCCTAGTTTTAGAAGAGGATTTTTTGATGGAGAGATTGCTCAAAGTAATTTTGAATATTTTAAGAGTTTGAAAGATTATAATAAACTTTTAAAAATAAGAAATAAGTATTTAAAAGAAAAAAATATAAAAGATGAAATGTTTCTAATTTATGAAGAAGAATTTATAAAATTAGCAGCTAAAGTGATTTTGAAAAGAATAGAATATGTAAAGAATATCTCTATAATATTAAATCTAAATTATAGAAAACTTTTTGATAATAAGAAAGAGTTAAATTTAAAATATGAGAGCTTTCTTGGAGAAATAAAAGGTTCAACATTATTGAATTTAGAAGAGAGAATAAAACTTAAAATACAGGAGTTGAAGTATCAAGAACTACGCTATGGATACTCTTTAGTAGGACCACAAAGAGATGATTTTAAATTTCTTTTAAATGGAAAAGAAGCTAAATCTTATTCATCTCAAGGTGAAAAAAAATCGATAATTTTTTCTTTAAAATTATCTGAAATAGATATGGTAATAAAAGAAAAAAGAGAAACACCAGTTTTTTTAATAGATGACATATCATCTTATTTTGATTCCATAAGAAAAGAGAGTATTATAAATTATTTAAAAAAAAGAGAATTACAAGTTTTCATTAGTTCAACAACTGATTTAAATATAGAATCTAAAAACTTTAGAATTGATAAAGGAGAGATTCAAGATGGACATTATGAATGTAAGTGAAGCAGTGGAAGAAGCTATTGTAAAAAGTAGGAAGTTAAAAGAAGGTATAATAAGAGGACATTGGAGAGATATTGTTGGGAAATTTTCTAAAAAAAGTGAACCTCTTTGGATAAAAGAGGGGATTCTATACGTATTGGTTGAGGATAGTATCTACCTTCATCATATGTCTATGAACAAAAATAAATATTTAAAAAAAGTTCAAGAAATTTTAAAAAAAGAGTATGTAAAAGATATAAGATTTAAAGTTTCAAAGGTTCAAAGTTGTAACTATGTGGAATTTATGGATGAAAAAATTAGCGAAGAAAAAAAAGAGCATTTTATTTCAGAACTTAAGGATTTAACTTTAGAAGAGAAAATAGAGGTTTTGAAAAAGAGAGCAAAAGAGCGAGAAGATGCCTTAAAATTAAAGGGCTATAAAAAATGTGATATTTGTGGAATGATGTTTTTTGGAGAAGGTTTTGTTTGTAAACCCTGCTCTTTAAAAAATATTGCAGATAAGATATTGGAGGATAAAGATGACAACAAATAATTATCAAGCAGAAAATATTACAGTTTTAGAAGGATTAGAAGCTGTAAGAAAAAGACCTGGAATGTATATAGGAACAACTTCAGAAAGAGGACTACACCATCTAGTATGGGAAATTGTAGATAACTCAGTGGATGAGGCATTAGCAGGATATGCAACAAAAATAGAAGTATCGATATTACCAGATAATATAATAGAAGTTGTAGATAACGGAAGAGGAATTCCAGTTGATATACACCCTAAGTATGGAAAATCGGCATTAGAGATAGTGTTAACAGTTCTTCATGCAGGAGGAAAATTTGAGAATAATAACTATAAAGTTTCTGGAGGATTACACGGAGTAGGAGTTTCTGTAGTGAATGCTCTTTCTGAGTGGACAGAAGTTACAGTAAGAAAAGCAGGTAAAGTTTATTACCAAAAATATAACAGAGGAGTACCAGAAAAGGATGTAACAGAAATTGGTGTTGCAGAGGATAGTGGAACTACAGTTAGATTTAAAGCTGACTATGAAATTTTTGAAACGTTAGTATATAGTTTTTCTACATTAGAAACAAGATTAAGAGAACTAGCATACTTAAATAAAGGACTTACTATAGTTTTATCTGATTTAAGAAAAGAGCCTGCAAAAGTTGTAAATTTAGAATTTGAAGGTGGAATTTTAGATTACATAAAAGAGATTGAAAAGGATAGCACACCAATAATGAAAGCTCCTTTTTATATGAGTGGAGAAGTTGATAATGTTTCTGTAGAAATAGCAATGACGTATAATACAAACCAAAGAGAAACAATATACTCTTTTGTTAATAATATAAATACACATGAAGGTGGAACTCACGTAAGTGGATTTAGAACAGCATTAACAAGAGTAATAAATGATTTAGGGAAAACTACAGGACTTTTAAAAGATAAAGATGGAAAACTTCAAGGATCTGATATAAGAGAGGGATTAACAGCAATAGTTTCAGTTAAGGTTCCTCAACCACAATTTGAAGGTCAAACTAAAACAAAGTTAGGGAATAGTGAGGTAACTGGTATAGTTTCTACTGTAGCAGGAGCTCAGATAAAGATGTATTTAGAAGATGCACCTAATGATTTAAAGGTTATAGTTGAAAAGATATTAAATTCAAAAAGAGCAAGAGAAGCAGCTCAAAGAGCAAGAGAGTTAGTACTTAGAAAATCAGCTTTAGATATAGGATCATTACCTGGAAAATTAGCAGATTGTTCTTCAAAAAATCCTGATGATTGTGAAGTTTATATAGTTGAGGGAGATTCAGCAGGAGGATCAGCTAAGCAAGGTAGAGATAGATCTTTCCAAGCTATTTTACCATTAAGAGGTAAGATATTAAACGTAGAAAAAGCTGGATTACATAAAGCGTTAGAAAATGCAGAGATTAGAGCAATGGTAACAGCTTTTGGAACTAGTATTGGAGATAACTTTAATATAGAAAAAAGAAGATATGGAAAAATAATAATAATGACAGACGCGGATGTAGATGGAGCTCATATAAGAACGCTGATATTAACATTCCTTTATAGATATATGGTAGATTTAATTCATAATGGAAATGTATTTATAGCTCAACCGCCACTATTTAAGATAACTCAAGGTAGAACAGTATCTTATGCTTATACTGATAGACAATTAAAAGAAATCATAGCTGGACTAGAGGGTGAAGATAAAAGATATACTCTTCAAAGATATAAAGGATTAGGAGAGATGAATCCTGGACAACTTTGGGAAACAACTATGGATCCAGATACAAGAACTTTATTAAAAGTTACAATTGATGATGCAAGAGAAGCCGATATATTATTTGATAAACTAAT
This genomic interval carries:
- the recF gene encoding DNA replication/repair protein RecF (All proteins in this family for which functions are known are DNA-binding proteins that assist the filamentation of RecA onto DNA for the initiation of recombination or recombinational repair.) translates to MEILEMNYINFRNLEDRNIQFSSRFNLFFGKNGQGKTSILEAIYFSATGKSFRTSKNIELIKYNKEKMGSYISYRDLVSEKTLSVKIDKKHKEYKYNGKKTPFDEFYGKVNIVTFIPEDIELIVGSPSFRRGFFDGEIAQSNFEYFKSLKDYNKLLKIRNKYLKEKNIKDEMFLIYEEEFIKLAAKVILKRIEYVKNISIILNLNYRKLFDNKKELNLKYESFLGEIKGSTLLNLEERIKLKIQELKYQELRYGYSLVGPQRDDFKFLLNGKEAKSYSSQGEKKSIIFSLKLSEIDMVIKEKRETPVFLIDDISSYFDSIRKESIINYLKKRELQVFISSTTDLNIESKNFRIDKGEIQDGHYECK
- a CDS encoding DUF721 domain-containing protein translates to MDIMNVSEAVEEAIVKSRKLKEGIIRGHWRDIVGKFSKKSEPLWIKEGILYVLVEDSIYLHHMSMNKNKYLKKVQEILKKEYVKDIRFKVSKVQSCNYVEFMDEKISEEKKEHFISELKDLTLEEKIEVLKKRAKEREDALKLKGYKKCDICGMMFFGEGFVCKPCSLKNIADKILEDKDDNK
- the gyrB gene encoding DNA topoisomerase (ATP-hydrolyzing) subunit B, coding for MTTNNYQAENITVLEGLEAVRKRPGMYIGTTSERGLHHLVWEIVDNSVDEALAGYATKIEVSILPDNIIEVVDNGRGIPVDIHPKYGKSALEIVLTVLHAGGKFENNNYKVSGGLHGVGVSVVNALSEWTEVTVRKAGKVYYQKYNRGVPEKDVTEIGVAEDSGTTVRFKADYEIFETLVYSFSTLETRLRELAYLNKGLTIVLSDLRKEPAKVVNLEFEGGILDYIKEIEKDSTPIMKAPFYMSGEVDNVSVEIAMTYNTNQRETIYSFVNNINTHEGGTHVSGFRTALTRVINDLGKTTGLLKDKDGKLQGSDIREGLTAIVSVKVPQPQFEGQTKTKLGNSEVTGIVSTVAGAQIKMYLEDAPNDLKVIVEKILNSKRAREAAQRARELVLRKSALDIGSLPGKLADCSSKNPDDCEVYIVEGDSAGGSAKQGRDRSFQAILPLRGKILNVEKAGLHKALENAEIRAMVTAFGTSIGDNFNIEKRRYGKIIIMTDADVDGAHIRTLILTFLYRYMVDLIHNGNVFIAQPPLFKITQGRTVSYAYTDRQLKEIIAGLEGEDKRYTLQRYKGLGEMNPGQLWETTMDPDTRTLLKVTIDDAREADILFDKLMGDKVEPRREFIEEHAEFVKNLDI